Proteins encoded in a region of the Bacteroidota bacterium genome:
- a CDS encoding ABC transporter permease codes for MRTIRFIIQKEFLQLRRNRMMFPILFVIPLVQLIILANAATMEIKNVNMVICDNDLSTASRKLTGKFAGSPFFKIKDSTFSVDNAINQLQSGKTDVAIIIPAQFERTLVRENKAKVQILVNAINGAVAGISSSYITAIIGGFNRDVIADWYGVQKGVGTLKSINIIPQYWYNPELNYKVFMVPAILVLLVTITGMFLAAMNIVREKEIGTIEQINVTPIRKHQFIIGKLVPFWIIALMELAFGLTLGKLLFDIPIVGNLGLLFLVTGIYLLAMQGIGLFFSTMTNTQQQAMFISFFFMIVFTMMSGIFTPAESMPHWAQYFNYLNPVAYFMKMIRMILLKGSGFMDIWKMMLALAVYAGVMLSLATRRYRKTV; via the coding sequence ATGAGAACAATCAGATTTATAATTCAGAAAGAGTTTTTACAACTCCGGCGAAACAGAATGATGTTTCCGATATTGTTTGTGATTCCGCTCGTCCAGCTCATCATTCTTGCCAACGCTGCCACCATGGAAATCAAAAATGTAAACATGGTTATTTGTGACAACGACCTTTCTACAGCATCGCGCAAGCTTACGGGCAAGTTTGCCGGATCACCTTTTTTTAAAATAAAAGACAGTACTTTTTCTGTTGATAACGCTATAAATCAGCTGCAGAGCGGAAAAACAGATGTGGCGATTATAATTCCCGCTCAATTTGAACGTACTCTTGTGCGCGAAAACAAAGCAAAAGTGCAGATACTTGTAAATGCAATAAACGGAGCTGTTGCAGGCATCAGCAGCAGTTATATTACGGCTATCATTGGTGGGTTTAACCGTGACGTAATTGCCGATTGGTATGGAGTACAGAAAGGTGTAGGCACATTAAAAAGTATCAATATCATACCCCAGTACTGGTACAACCCTGAACTGAATTATAAAGTTTTTATGGTGCCTGCAATACTTGTGCTGCTGGTCACCATTACCGGGATGTTTCTGGCTGCCATGAATATTGTGCGCGAAAAAGAAATCGGAACGATAGAGCAGATCAATGTTACACCTATTCGAAAACATCAATTCATTATTGGAAAACTCGTGCCCTTCTGGATTATTGCCTTGATGGAATTGGCGTTTGGACTGACTCTCGGAAAATTGTTGTTTGATATACCGATAGTGGGCAATTTGGGCTTGCTGTTTTTGGTGACGGGCATTTACCTTTTAGCTATGCAGGGTATTGGGCTTTTCTTCAGCACTATGACGAATACCCAGCAGCAGGCCATGTTCATCTCCTTCTTTTTCATGATTGTGTTTACCATGATGAGCGGTATTTTTACCCCGGCCGAAAGTATGCCGCATTGGGCACAGTATTTTAATTATCTGAATCCGGTGGCCTATTTTATGAAGATGATTCGCATGATATTACTGAAGGGCTCCGGTTTTATGGATATCTGGAAAATGATGCTCGCACTCGCTGTGTATGCAGGAGTGATGCTTTCTCTGGCCACTAGACGCTACAGAAAGACGGTGTAA
- a CDS encoding leucine-rich repeat protein, with translation MKKNDWILLLSVAMYSWMFYHQSAGINFLLFGVALIAMLLIRDRTLLRDSSWYTSASAVIVSGVCVTLYGTPVSIAANIVSLGLMSAFSISRGSSVFLAGLYAMYSFITSVGFMIADAIMRKSDKTPTGKSSKFWVRLTIGLGIFIVVLVFFLLYQNANPLFHDLTRKIKLDFLSWEWVRFTLLGLLLVYGFLYHRNFPGWYRKDTATPNSMDREAVTAKGSRLFGRSINPGTEAGSGVVLIALLNVLLLIVNSLDVVYMWITKQLPDGMTYADYVHQGAGTLIVAILLAIFVMLFYFRGFLNFYEKSRPLKILVYLWIAQNAFVVISTAYRNLLYINEYYLTYKRIGVFVWLLLTLIGLATVAIKVAQHKGNWYLWRKNGWAFFGVLILFACFNWDLVITRFNINKSEKLDKYYLVDMMSPANIPYLLALPSDERDFEPVIEDTYVDSYDYDHSYYGDYTDKKGNYTAQLHERMFDFLKRWDRKKWKSWCWADKNAADKIYAMSDDGSLKKLLLRGISIDSLAPLARLRNVEYMDLSSNSIHNFEDLGNFDKLQVLYLSNNGIYTLDGLPKMRALKELHLNNNNVRDFKPVNILKDLELLDIANNSDNVDLKPLAGFKKLTELNIASNEIHDYSTIGKLTSLKKLNISAQKNKDFTSLPVLGNLEEMDISNNSLSSSDAILITKFKDFKNLKKLNIANNSLHSLYILTNYYQSVVSFWGAKEPEVIKPLFEKIEDLNIASNTIYELEPLRYFGGLKSLDISENTVNTIEPLNRLTMLQRLDAANIGVQNIDSLKPMTNLKYINLTGNTLASIKVLFAFMNLEEIKVTGNRITDIRGISALKNLRYLNISANQIFDISELAKMQQLERLDISNNPISDYSPLYGLKGLKELQVSDISKDDLGKLKDQLPNTLVSARNVQGKFRF, from the coding sequence ATGAAAAAGAATGATTGGATACTGCTGTTATCCGTTGCCATGTACAGTTGGATGTTTTACCATCAGTCTGCCGGAATTAATTTCCTGCTGTTTGGTGTGGCTCTGATTGCCATGTTGCTCATCCGCGACCGCACGCTATTGCGCGACAGCAGCTGGTACACCTCTGCCTCGGCGGTAATTGTTTCGGGTGTTTGCGTAACCCTTTACGGAACGCCTGTTTCCATAGCCGCAAACATCGTATCATTAGGTTTGATGTCGGCATTCAGCATCAGTCGCGGCTCTTCAGTTTTTCTTGCAGGGCTTTACGCGATGTATTCATTTATAACATCCGTCGGATTTATGATAGCCGATGCCATCATGCGAAAATCGGATAAGACGCCGACAGGTAAAAGCAGTAAATTCTGGGTGCGGCTCACCATTGGGCTGGGGATATTTATTGTGGTGCTTGTCTTTTTTCTGTTGTATCAGAATGCCAACCCCCTGTTCCATGACCTCACGCGTAAAATAAAACTCGATTTTCTGTCGTGGGAATGGGTTCGGTTTACACTTCTTGGGTTGCTTCTTGTTTATGGATTTCTGTATCATCGCAACTTCCCCGGCTGGTACCGCAAAGACACGGCCACACCAAACTCCATGGACCGTGAAGCCGTGACGGCAAAAGGCAGCAGACTGTTCGGCCGCAGCATTAACCCGGGCACAGAAGCCGGTTCGGGCGTAGTTCTGATAGCTTTGCTGAATGTGCTTTTACTTATTGTAAACAGCCTGGATGTTGTATATATGTGGATAACCAAACAGCTTCCCGACGGTATGACGTACGCCGATTACGTTCATCAGGGCGCCGGGACACTGATTGTTGCCATTCTGCTGGCAATTTTCGTCATGCTGTTTTATTTCCGTGGATTTTTAAACTTTTATGAAAAAAGCAGACCATTGAAAATACTGGTCTATCTATGGATTGCACAAAACGCTTTTGTTGTAATTTCTACAGCCTACCGCAACCTGCTTTACATCAATGAATACTATCTCACGTATAAAAGAATTGGCGTTTTTGTATGGCTGCTCCTCACACTTATCGGGCTTGCCACGGTCGCTATCAAAGTGGCACAGCATAAAGGAAACTGGTATTTGTGGCGCAAAAATGGCTGGGCATTTTTTGGTGTACTGATATTATTTGCCTGCTTCAACTGGGACCTTGTTATAACCCGTTTCAACATCAATAAATCTGAAAAACTTGACAAGTATTATCTGGTAGATATGATGTCTCCGGCAAATATCCCCTATCTGCTTGCGCTTCCATCAGACGAACGCGATTTTGAGCCGGTAATAGAAGACACCTATGTGGATTCCTATGATTATGATCACAGCTATTACGGTGATTATACCGACAAGAAAGGGAATTATACGGCACAGCTTCATGAGCGTATGTTTGATTTTCTGAAACGCTGGGATCGCAAAAAATGGAAATCGTGGTGCTGGGCCGATAAAAATGCCGCGGATAAAATCTATGCGATGAGTGATGACGGGAGTTTGAAAAAGCTGCTCCTTCGCGGGATATCCATAGACTCTCTGGCACCGTTGGCGCGGTTAAGAAATGTCGAATACATGGATCTTTCGAGCAACAGCATTCATAATTTTGAAGATCTGGGTAATTTTGACAAACTGCAGGTTTTATATCTTTCGAATAACGGAATTTATACCCTTGACGGATTGCCGAAAATGAGGGCGTTGAAAGAGCTCCATCTTAACAACAACAACGTTCGAGATTTTAAACCGGTGAATATTTTAAAAGATCTTGAACTGTTAGACATTGCAAACAATTCTGACAATGTTGACCTTAAGCCACTTGCCGGCTTCAAGAAATTGACGGAACTCAATATCGCCAGCAACGAAATCCATGATTATTCAACTATAGGCAAACTTACTTCGCTCAAAAAACTCAACATCAGCGCTCAAAAAAACAAGGATTTTACGTCTTTGCCCGTGCTCGGAAATCTTGAGGAAATGGATATCTCTAATAACAGTTTGAGCAGCTCAGATGCAATACTTATCACCAAATTCAAAGACTTCAAAAATTTGAAGAAACTGAATATTGCCAACAACAGTCTTCATTCACTTTACATACTCACGAATTATTACCAGAGTGTGGTGAGCTTCTGGGGAGCCAAAGAGCCGGAGGTTATCAAACCGCTGTTCGAGAAAATCGAAGATTTGAATATTGCATCGAATACCATTTATGAACTGGAACCACTGCGCTACTTCGGCGGATTAAAATCGCTCGATATTTCGGAAAACACAGTAAATACAATAGAACCGCTGAACAGGCTTACTATGTTGCAGCGGCTTGATGCTGCCAATATTGGTGTACAGAACATTGATTCGCTGAAGCCCATGACAAACCTGAAATACATCAATCTCACGGGGAATACGCTTGCATCAATAAAAGTACTATTCGCGTTTATGAATCTCGAAGAAATAAAAGTAACCGGAAACCGCATTACCGATATCCGAGGAATTTCAGCGTTGAAAAATCTTCGATATCTGAACATTTCCGCCAATCAAATTTTCGATATTTCCGAATTGGCAAAGATGCAACAATTGGAAAGACTTGATATTTCAAACAACCCCATCAGTGATTACAGTCCGCTGTACGGGTTGAAAGGCTTGAAAGAACTTCAGGTATCTGATATTTCTAAAGATGACCTGGGCAAGCTCAAAGATCAATTACCCAATACACTGGTGAGCGCACGCAATGTGCAGGGTAAATTCAGGTTTTAG
- a CDS encoding GNAT family N-acetyltransferase → MEESFHIRKAAERDIPFLVESVIAAEKSGTETLSYSTIFNISEEEVKALLSRIFEEDIPGQELCISGFLIAEINGEYAGAVSAWVEGVEGPSTIIKANMLSFFLGKEKVANATTKGTLLNTVHIEREIGALQLESVYTCNKFRGQGVSGKLIEEHIRLVKKDFTDVKRAQILLAKTNNSAYKAYHKPGFYTVLERKCTDAAILDLLPADTMILMQKEI, encoded by the coding sequence ATGGAAGAATCCTTTCACATAAGAAAAGCTGCAGAAAGGGACATCCCTTTTCTTGTTGAATCGGTTATTGCTGCTGAGAAAAGTGGTACGGAGACTCTGAGTTACAGTACAATTTTTAATATAAGTGAAGAAGAGGTAAAAGCATTGCTTTCCCGGATTTTTGAAGAAGATATTCCCGGACAGGAGCTGTGTATTTCCGGGTTTTTAATAGCTGAAATAAATGGTGAATATGCCGGAGCCGTATCTGCTTGGGTTGAGGGCGTTGAAGGCCCTTCCACAATCATTAAAGCAAACATGCTCTCCTTTTTTCTGGGGAAAGAAAAAGTTGCCAATGCCACGACCAAAGGCACATTGCTTAATACCGTACATATTGAACGTGAAATCGGTGCATTGCAGCTGGAATCGGTATATACATGCAATAAATTCAGAGGACAAGGCGTTAGTGGTAAATTAATCGAAGAGCATATACGTCTGGTTAAGAAGGATTTTACCGATGTTAAAAGAGCACAGATACTGCTTGCTAAAACGAACAACAGCGCCTATAAAGCATATCATAAACCGGGATTTTATACAGTCCTTGAAAGGAAATGCACCGATGCGGCAATACTTGATTTGTTGCCGGCAGATACCATGATTTTGATGCAAAAAGAAATTTGA
- a CDS encoding HAMP domain-containing sensor histidine kinase → MLRNLNIYTRKRRWKILLFAAAMVIFAVSLWYIDSITKTIATDERNKIRLWVDAIDKKASLVNATDLFFAKIREEERKKVELWANANERLIQAGYNEDVTFYLDIIKSNTTIPVIQTDEKGNINLAKNVDFDLSTVKKFEGQVAKDFSAYPRIEINYFGNKKNYLYYRDSKLFTGLRDVLDKQIKSFISEIVTNAPSVPVIVTDLTRKKVITSGNLDSAAIREGNFLQNTITQMEAQNRPIEIDIPGHGRCNVFYKDSYLLTQLKYFPYIQFLIIGVFLFIAYLLFSTARRSEQNQVWLGMARETAHQLGTPLSSLIAWVELLRLKGVDESVVTEVMKDIKRLEMITERFAKIGSPPKLDDDDICRVVRESVDYLKVRTSSKVSYQVNCPENEAIVAPINLHLFEWVIENLCKNAIDAMSGTGSIVIDITEDETNVFIDVTDTGKGLPKSKFKAIFNPGITTKKVGWGLGLTLSERIIENYHSGRIFVKSSTINKGTTFRIALRKQI, encoded by the coding sequence ATGCTCAGGAATCTGAATATTTATACGCGGAAGCGCCGATGGAAAATACTGTTGTTTGCTGCAGCAATGGTTATCTTCGCTGTTTCGCTGTGGTATATCGACAGTATCACTAAAACCATTGCCACCGACGAACGAAACAAGATACGGTTGTGGGTAGACGCCATTGATAAAAAAGCAAGTCTTGTAAATGCCACCGATTTGTTTTTTGCAAAAATACGAGAAGAAGAACGCAAAAAAGTTGAGCTATGGGCCAATGCCAACGAACGACTGATACAAGCGGGCTATAACGAAGACGTTACCTTTTACCTTGACATTATCAAGAGCAATACAACAATTCCGGTTATTCAAACTGATGAGAAGGGAAACATCAATCTTGCAAAAAATGTTGACTTTGACCTGAGTACCGTTAAGAAGTTTGAAGGACAGGTTGCAAAAGATTTCTCTGCCTATCCGCGAATAGAAATAAACTACTTCGGGAATAAAAAGAATTACCTCTACTACAGAGATTCAAAATTGTTTACAGGCTTGCGCGATGTGCTCGACAAACAAATAAAATCATTTATTTCGGAGATTGTAACCAACGCCCCCTCGGTTCCGGTTATTGTTACGGACTTGACGCGCAAAAAAGTTATTACCTCCGGAAACCTTGATTCTGCTGCTATTCGCGAAGGTAATTTTCTTCAGAATACAATTACTCAAATGGAAGCTCAGAACCGACCCATCGAAATTGATATTCCCGGGCACGGTCGCTGCAACGTTTTCTACAAAGACTCATACCTTCTTACACAACTTAAATATTTTCCCTACATCCAGTTTCTTATCATCGGCGTGTTTCTGTTTATTGCGTATCTGCTCTTCAGTACGGCAAGACGTTCGGAACAGAATCAGGTATGGCTCGGCATGGCTCGCGAAACCGCCCATCAGCTGGGCACACCATTATCTTCCTTAATCGCGTGGGTAGAGTTACTGCGTTTGAAAGGCGTTGATGAAAGCGTGGTTACGGAAGTTATGAAAGATATCAAACGGCTTGAAATGATTACCGAGCGGTTTGCCAAAATAGGCTCTCCGCCTAAGCTGGATGATGATGATATCTGTCGTGTGGTGAGAGAATCTGTCGATTATCTTAAGGTTCGCACGTCAAGTAAGGTTTCATATCAGGTAAATTGCCCGGAAAATGAGGCAATTGTTGCTCCAATTAATTTGCATCTTTTCGAGTGGGTAATCGAGAATTTATGTAAAAATGCGATTGATGCCATGAGTGGCACGGGTAGTATTGTCATAGATATCACTGAAGATGAAACGAATGTTTTTATTGACGTGACCGATACGGGAAAAGGTCTTCCAAAATCAAAATTTAAAGCCATTTTCAATCCGGGCATAACTACTAAAAAAGTTGGATGGGGCCTCGGGCTCACTCTTTCTGAACGAATTATTGAGAACTATCATTCAGGACGCATCTTTGTAAAGTCCTCTACCATAAATAAAGGCACGACGTTTCGGATTGCTTTGCGCAAGCAGATTTAG
- a CDS encoding LysE family translocator, with product MIHILLSGIFLGLTLAIAIGPAFFALLQTSIHRGFKRGMFLAFGIFFSDLTLVALCYFGISQFITEPANQTLFGIIGGAILIGYGIWTFRKKTKIEKVDDESDDRNIPAQKQPGLITYVVKGYLLNLANPFLLIFWMSVVGVVSATYGTRSPQLFVFFTGTLATVIATDLLKCFVANTLKRFIKPKVLSFINHLLGIVLIGCGMYLILQVLMEL from the coding sequence ATGATTCACATACTCCTAAGCGGAATATTTTTAGGTCTTACGCTGGCAATAGCCATCGGCCCGGCCTTCTTTGCACTGTTGCAAACAAGCATTCACAGAGGGTTTAAAAGAGGAATGTTTTTAGCCTTCGGAATATTTTTCAGCGATCTTACACTGGTTGCATTATGTTACTTCGGAATATCTCAATTTATTACTGAGCCGGCAAACCAAACTTTGTTCGGAATCATTGGCGGAGCGATTCTTATAGGCTATGGCATCTGGACGTTCCGTAAAAAAACAAAAATTGAAAAGGTAGACGATGAGTCTGACGACAGAAATATTCCTGCTCAAAAACAGCCCGGACTCATTACCTATGTTGTAAAAGGTTACTTGCTGAACCTTGCAAACCCATTCCTGCTTATTTTCTGGATGAGTGTTGTGGGCGTGGTGAGTGCAACCTACGGCACGCGCTCGCCCCAGCTTTTCGTGTTTTTTACCGGAACCCTGGCCACGGTAATTGCTACCGACCTTCTGAAATGCTTTGTTGCCAATACGCTGAAACGCTTTATTAAACCCAAAGTGCTTTCATTTATAAATCATCTGCTGGGAATCGTACTGATAGGCTGCGGTATGTATCTTATTCTTCAGGTGCTCATGGAACTCTAA
- a CDS encoding GH3 auxin-responsive promoter family protein, which translates to MPVLGSIIKSAIDLRGKVPKGITKFNPYRAQKRTLKRLLRKAQLTSFGEYYGFSDMLREKDPVAAFMEKVPIHDYNLMHKNWWYRSLNGEPYVSWPGKIKYFALSSGTSEASSKYIPVTSDMLRAIKKTSTRQLFSLGQYDFPEEFFEKGILMLGGSTHLQYNGTYYEGDLSGITTGNIPFWFQHYYKPGKRISKERDWPTKLEEIVKKAPEWDIGVIVGVPAWLQILLEKIIERYNLKTIHDIWPNLSMFVHGGVSFSPYIKGFEKLLAKPIAYIETYLASEGYIAYQASADTSSMQLVLNNGLFFEFIPFNEENFDANGNPVPNLKTLTIKEIEEGREYALLLSSCAGAWRYLIGDTIKFTSKEKYEIVITGRTKHFLSMCGEHLSLDNLNRAVHMLEEEFDVEVREFTVSGIRSQSMFAHKWFLGIDGGFDQQLAARKIDEYLKILNDDYRVERLEAIREIQMNIVPLCHFYEWMRERGKEGAQSKFPRVLKPEQLEEWEIFLEKACGEK; encoded by the coding sequence ATGCCTGTATTAGGATCGATAATTAAAAGCGCCATTGACCTCAGAGGGAAAGTGCCGAAAGGGATTACCAAGTTTAATCCCTACCGGGCACAAAAAAGAACCTTGAAGCGTTTGTTGCGCAAAGCACAGCTTACATCTTTCGGCGAATATTATGGTTTTTCGGACATGCTTCGCGAAAAAGATCCGGTGGCTGCTTTCATGGAAAAAGTTCCCATCCATGATTATAATCTGATGCATAAAAACTGGTGGTATCGTTCATTGAACGGAGAACCCTATGTTAGCTGGCCCGGAAAAATTAAATACTTTGCCCTCAGTTCAGGTACATCAGAAGCCTCCAGTAAATACATTCCCGTTACAAGCGATATGCTGCGGGCTATCAAAAAAACCAGTACTCGTCAGCTATTTTCACTCGGGCAGTATGATTTTCCCGAAGAGTTTTTTGAAAAAGGAATTCTTATGCTTGGCGGAAGTACCCATCTTCAATACAACGGCACGTATTATGAAGGCGACCTTTCGGGAATAACAACCGGTAATATTCCTTTTTGGTTTCAGCATTATTATAAGCCGGGCAAACGTATATCTAAAGAACGCGACTGGCCCACCAAACTCGAGGAAATCGTTAAAAAAGCACCGGAATGGGATATTGGCGTTATTGTTGGAGTTCCGGCCTGGCTTCAGATTTTACTCGAAAAAATAATTGAACGATACAATCTCAAAACCATACACGACATTTGGCCGAACCTATCAATGTTTGTCCATGGTGGCGTTTCATTCAGCCCATATATCAAAGGTTTTGAAAAGCTTCTTGCAAAACCCATTGCTTACATAGAAACGTATCTTGCTTCCGAAGGATATATTGCCTATCAGGCGAGTGCAGATACAAGCTCGATGCAGCTTGTACTGAATAACGGATTGTTTTTCGAATTCATCCCGTTCAACGAAGAAAATTTTGATGCGAACGGCAATCCGGTACCTAATCTCAAAACCCTTACCATTAAGGAAATTGAAGAAGGACGTGAATATGCGTTGCTTCTATCAAGTTGTGCCGGAGCATGGCGTTACCTTATCGGTGATACTATAAAATTCACCTCAAAAGAGAAGTACGAGATCGTAATTACCGGACGCACCAAGCATTTCCTGAGTATGTGCGGCGAACACCTTTCGCTTGATAATCTGAATCGTGCCGTACACATGCTTGAGGAAGAATTTGATGTTGAAGTGAGAGAATTCACCGTCAGTGGAATCCGCAGCCAGTCAATGTTCGCACATAAATGGTTTTTGGGAATTGACGGAGGTTTTGACCAGCAGCTGGCGGCCCGCAAAATTGACGAATACTTAAAAATACTCAACGACGATTATCGCGTTGAACGTCTCGAGGCAATCAGAGAAATTCAGATGAATATTGTTCCCTTGTGTCATTTTTACGAATGGATGAGAGAACGTGGTAAAGAAGGTGCACAGAGCAAATTTCCCCGCGTTTTAAAGCCCGAGCAACTGGAAGAGTGGGAAATTTTTTTAGAAAAAGCATGCGGAGAAAAATAA
- a CDS encoding metallophosphoesterase, whose product MKTGFFLIFVSIVLAVYAAVNYYIFIRGWQALSGLITLRYWYLGAFLFLSSSYILARFLEYYAPSPVSRMFVWIGSFWLAAMLYFFLIVFLVDIVRMFNYFFHFLPLSESLFYGKLKIISISAATGIVAITILAGYINAVNVRVKRIDLQIAKHAGTLHQLNIVMASDIHLGNLVGKNRMGSIVAQINALNPDIVLFAGDVTDEDLRPVIENNLGAMITSIRSKYGVYAITGNHEYIGGAVKAVKYLEEHGVKMLRDTAITIDNSFCLAGRNDKDSRRFTGIERKPFDEVLKDADKNLPLILMDHQPFNLELSENAGVDLHLSGHTHNGQMWPLNYITGALFELDWGYKKRGNTNYYVSCGAGTWGPPVRTGNRPEIVNIVLHFME is encoded by the coding sequence ATGAAAACCGGTTTCTTTCTGATATTTGTTTCTATCGTTCTTGCCGTTTACGCAGCGGTAAACTATTACATTTTTATCCGTGGATGGCAGGCACTATCGGGGTTAATTACTTTGCGCTACTGGTATTTGGGTGCATTTCTTTTTCTGTCTTCTTCATATATACTTGCCCGTTTTCTGGAATATTATGCTCCATCGCCTGTAAGCCGCATGTTCGTGTGGATTGGTTCTTTCTGGCTTGCTGCCATGCTGTACTTTTTCCTGATAGTTTTTCTTGTCGACATCGTCCGCATGTTCAATTATTTCTTCCACTTTCTGCCGCTTAGCGAGAGTCTGTTTTATGGCAAACTGAAAATTATTTCTATTTCGGCTGCAACCGGAATTGTCGCTATTACCATTCTTGCCGGATATATAAATGCCGTTAATGTGCGTGTTAAGAGAATCGATTTACAAATTGCTAAACACGCCGGAACGCTTCATCAGCTTAATATTGTGATGGCATCCGATATTCATTTGGGCAATCTTGTTGGAAAGAACAGGATGGGTTCAATTGTTGCTCAAATCAATGCGCTGAATCCTGATATTGTATTATTTGCCGGCGATGTTACGGACGAAGATCTGCGACCGGTGATTGAAAATAATCTGGGAGCTATGATTACGTCCATCAGGTCGAAATACGGTGTGTATGCAATTACCGGAAATCACGAATACATTGGTGGAGCGGTAAAAGCTGTCAAATACCTTGAAGAGCATGGCGTGAAAATGCTCCGCGACACAGCCATTACCATTGACAATTCATTTTGTCTTGCGGGACGTAACGACAAAGACAGCAGGCGTTTTACAGGCATTGAGCGCAAGCCTTTTGATGAAGTTCTGAAAGATGCCGATAAAAATCTTCCGCTTATTTTAATGGACCACCAGCCTTTTAATCTTGAGCTTTCAGAAAATGCCGGTGTGGATTTGCATCTTTCCGGACATACCCATAATGGACAAATGTGGCCATTGAATTATATTACGGGAGCTCTTTTTGAATTGGATTGGGGATATAAAAAACGCGGGAATACGAATTACTACGTTTCTTGCGGTGCAGGAACATGGGGACCGCCGGTGCGCACAGGCAACCGACCGGAGATTGTAAATATCGTTTTGCATTTTATGGAATAA
- a CDS encoding transcriptional regulator, giving the protein MLKEFNINNLNKVFENRLRLGVMSMLMVADKVDFNAMKSMLGATDGNLSSHLSALEKAEYVKVSKQFVGKKPNTSYSITHQGKKAFNEHLNSLESLIRRDAFRNILDQG; this is encoded by the coding sequence ATGCTGAAGGAATTTAACATAAACAACCTGAATAAGGTATTTGAGAACAGGCTCAGGCTTGGCGTTATGTCGATGCTGATGGTTGCCGATAAGGTAGATTTCAACGCCATGAAGTCTATGCTGGGCGCCACCGACGGCAATCTGTCCAGCCATTTGTCTGCGCTTGAAAAGGCCGAATATGTAAAGGTGTCGAAGCAATTTGTAGGAAAAAAACCGAATACAAGTTATTCAATTACACATCAGGGGAAAAAAGCGTTTAACGAGCATCTGAATTCACTGGAATCATTGATACGGCGCGATGCATTCAGAAATATACTTGATCAGGGTTGA
- a CDS encoding substrate-binding domain-containing protein codes for MKRYIFPLLMGILLIASCGPGKDKKENGSGNDKPAGDISGTLKIEAGNAVYALSRIWATEFAKAYPKVVTDVHKSDGMKALRALLTGKAQAAIIERPLTAGELSSGLWAVPVAKDALLPVINFDNQHIQSIVMSGLNKKQLADIFTGKAKSWAALYNKKSIYPLKAYILQDSCGSSDTWAQFLGIGATELKGGSCTTDQEVIQSITQSPFSIGFCSMIFLYNNTTGILQKGLYIPPVDFNDNGQADDSELFYDKWPDLKQAINTGKYPSPPTREMYLVLKEKPKDKMLKEFVNWVLTIGQNYTDQQGYIFIPKEKAAQLIKTME; via the coding sequence ATGAAAAGATATATTTTCCCTTTATTGATGGGTATTCTGCTTATTGCATCGTGTGGTCCCGGAAAGGATAAAAAAGAGAATGGGTCCGGAAATGACAAGCCTGCCGGAGACATTTCGGGTACATTAAAAATTGAAGCCGGCAATGCTGTTTATGCTCTTTCAAGGATTTGGGCAACTGAATTTGCAAAGGCATATCCCAAGGTTGTTACGGATGTGCATAAATCGGACGGAATGAAAGCGCTGCGCGCCTTACTAACCGGGAAAGCACAGGCTGCTATTATTGAACGTCCGCTTACCGCCGGTGAACTTAGTTCCGGACTGTGGGCGGTTCCTGTTGCAAAAGACGCGCTGCTGCCCGTTATCAACTTTGACAATCAGCACATCCAGAGCATTGTAATGAGCGGTTTGAATAAAAAACAGCTGGCAGATATTTTTACGGGAAAAGCAAAAAGCTGGGCGGCCCTGTACAATAAAAAAAGTATTTACCCGCTCAAGGCATATATTCTTCAGGATAGCTGCGGTTCGTCTGATACATGGGCGCAATTCCTTGGTATTGGGGCAACAGAATTAAAAGGTGGAAGTTGCACTACCGATCAGGAGGTAATTCAAAGCATTACACAATCGCCTTTCAGTATTGGCTTCTGCAGTATGATATTTCTGTATAACAATACAACAGGTATTCTTCAAAAAGGGCTGTATATTCCTCCGGTAGATTTTAACGATAACGGACAGGCGGACGACAGTGAACTGTTTTATGACAAATGGCCGGATTTGAAACAGGCTATTAACACCGGTAAATACCCGTCACCGCCTACAAGAGAGATGTATCTGGTGCTGAAAGAAAAGCCAAAAGATAAAATGCTCAAAGAATTTGTGAACTGGGTTCTGACGATTGGCCAAAATTATACCGACCAACAGGGCTATATCTTTATTCCGAAAGAAAAAGCGGCACAGCTCATAAAAACGATGGAATAG